A region of Pseudomonas sp. Marseille-Q3773 DNA encodes the following proteins:
- the cobF gene encoding precorrin-6A synthase (deacetylating): MKDLLLIGIGPGDPRQITYEAVDALRQASVFFVLDKGSDKHELVRLRKAILQRYRPEGGYRMLQVADPVREAHADGYLSSVQHWHRQRAALYAQLIDREIGAGDVGAFLLWGEPALYDSTLRILERVRQNGVALRLQVIPGISSVQALAARHQVPLNRIGEPLTVLPGRCLASQGRIDNVVVLLDGQCAFAQLDDPALVIYWGAYLGTEDEVLIAGPLQAVKAQILETRERERRRNGWIMDTYLLRREL, encoded by the coding sequence ATGAAAGACCTGTTGTTGATCGGCATCGGCCCCGGCGATCCGCGTCAGATCACCTATGAGGCGGTCGACGCGTTGCGCCAGGCCAGCGTGTTCTTCGTGCTCGACAAAGGCAGTGACAAGCACGAGCTGGTGCGCCTGCGCAAAGCCATCCTGCAACGCTACCGGCCCGAAGGCGGCTACCGTATGCTACAGGTGGCCGACCCTGTACGCGAGGCGCATGCCGATGGTTACCTGAGCTCGGTCCAGCATTGGCACCGCCAGCGTGCGGCCTTGTACGCGCAGCTGATCGACCGGGAAATCGGCGCCGGGGACGTGGGTGCCTTCCTGCTGTGGGGCGAGCCGGCGCTGTATGACAGCACCTTGCGCATCCTCGAACGTGTTCGCCAAAACGGCGTGGCGCTGCGCCTACAGGTGATTCCTGGGATCAGCAGCGTGCAGGCCCTGGCTGCGCGTCACCAGGTGCCGCTCAACCGCATTGGTGAACCGCTGACCGTGCTGCCAGGGCGATGCCTGGCGTCACAGGGGCGTATCGACAATGTGGTGGTGCTGCTCGACGGCCAGTGCGCATTTGCCCAGCTGGATGACCCAGCACTGGTGATCTACTGGGGGGCGTATCTGGGGACTGAAGATGAGGTGCTGATTGCCGGGCCCTTGCAGGCGGTGAAGGCGCAGATCCTCGAAACGCGCGAACGGGAGCGCAGGCGCAACGGGTGGATCATGGATACCTACCTGTTGCGCAGGGAACTGTGA
- a CDS encoding response regulator gives MHLLVVEDDDIVRMLMVEVLDESGYTVIEAENASAALRTLENPDQALALMMTDVGLPDMRGEALAAKARELRPTLPVLFASGYAESVDVPEGMHLISKPFSIDQLREKVLAIVGPA, from the coding sequence ATGCACCTTCTGGTAGTCGAAGACGACGACATCGTCCGTATGCTGATGGTCGAAGTGCTCGACGAGTCGGGCTACACGGTGATTGAGGCGGAAAACGCCAGCGCGGCGTTGCGCACCCTCGAGAACCCGGACCAGGCGCTGGCGCTGATGATGACCGACGTCGGGCTGCCGGACATGCGCGGCGAGGCGTTGGCGGCCAAGGCGCGCGAACTGCGGCCGACGCTGCCGGTGCTGTTCGCCAGCGGCTATGCCGAAAGCGTCGATGTGCCAGAGGGCATGCACCTGATCAGCAAGCCATTCAGCATTGACCAGTTGCGGGAGAAGGTGCTGGCTATCGTGGGTCCGGCTTGA